One genomic window of bacterium includes the following:
- a CDS encoding uracil-DNA glycosylase, translated as MQVQIDSSWREILQNEFEKTYFKKLVEKVKNEYSHFEIFPEPRRIFRAFNLVPFDRVKVVILGQDPYHTPGVADGLAFSSKFGNKVPPSLTNIYKEIRNEFNFENYKNKNNPDLTRWATQGVFLLNNSLTVKSGIANSHSQIGWNIFTDAVIRALASNRNNLVFMLWGNFAKSKKEIILTNSGSNPHLILESAHPSPFSANNGFFGNNHFKKCNEFLKLHHETEIQW; from the coding sequence ATGCAAGTTCAAATTGATTCATCCTGGAGAGAAATACTTCAAAATGAATTTGAAAAAACATATTTCAAAAAATTAGTTGAAAAGGTAAAGAACGAATATAGTCATTTTGAAATATTTCCAGAACCAAGAAGGATATTTCGCGCATTCAACCTAGTTCCATTTGACAGAGTAAAAGTTGTAATTTTAGGGCAAGATCCTTATCATACTCCAGGAGTTGCAGATGGTTTGGCATTTTCTAGTAAGTTCGGAAACAAAGTTCCGCCAAGCTTGACTAATATCTATAAAGAAATCCGTAATGAATTTAACTTTGAAAATTACAAGAATAAAAACAATCCTGATCTAACCAGGTGGGCTACTCAAGGAGTCTTTTTGTTGAATAACAGTTTAACTGTAAAGTCTGGCATTGCAAACTCGCACTCTCAAATCGGTTGGAATATTTTTACTGATGCAGTTATAAGAGCCCTTGCAAGTAATAGAAACAACCTAGTTTTCATGCTTTGGGGAAACTTTGCCAAAAGTAAAAAAGAAATTATACTTACAAACTCTGGAAGTAATCCTCATTTAATTTTGGAATCTGCTCATCCTTCCCCTTTTTCAGCAAACAATGGATTTTTTGGTAATAATCATTTCAAAAAGTGTAATGAATTTTTGAAACTTCATCATGAAACTGAAATTCAATGGTAA
- a CDS encoding prolyl-tRNA synthetase: MTYTKNFIKTKKEISSEIESKNAQLLIKGGFIRPQMAGVYIYLPLGLRVLEKITNVVRKHMDEIASEMRMTALQPRDIWEKTNRLDTVDVLMKTIGANEVSKQKSTNEYILGCTHEDVLTNMLTEFVQGESELPIYVYQIQNKFRNEARAKSGLMRGREFLMKDLYSFHTTYEDLMRYYEIVKQKYIDIFEELGIGNDTFVTLASGGDFTDNFSHEFQMILESGEDEILIDRTNKIAYNLEILDENKAKKVDLENANKLGVDFSKLEKVKASEVGNIFPNETKYSKLLNLSYTNSDGVKKYVHMGSYGIGVSRLMGVIAEKFHDPKGLTWPENVAPFKYHICTLAKSESELCFQNARKFYVEHETESLWDDRFDTAAGEKFADADLIGCPVRIVFSERNPDGEFTKR; the protein is encoded by the coding sequence ATGACATACACAAAAAACTTCATAAAAACAAAAAAAGAAATAAGTTCAGAAATCGAATCAAAAAATGCACAGCTCTTGATCAAAGGTGGATTCATCAGACCTCAAATGGCTGGAGTATATATTTATCTCCCACTTGGACTTAGAGTTTTGGAAAAAATTACAAATGTTGTTCGCAAACATATGGACGAAATAGCTAGTGAAATGCGAATGACAGCACTACAACCAAGAGATATTTGGGAGAAAACAAATCGACTTGATACTGTAGATGTACTTATGAAAACAATTGGAGCAAATGAAGTTTCAAAACAAAAGTCTACAAACGAATATATACTTGGATGCACACACGAAGATGTATTGACAAATATGCTTACCGAGTTTGTCCAAGGTGAATCTGAACTTCCAATATATGTTTACCAAATCCAAAATAAATTTCGAAATGAAGCAAGAGCAAAATCTGGACTTATGCGCGGAAGAGAATTTCTGATGAAAGATCTATACTCATTTCATACGACTTACGAGGATTTGATGAGATACTATGAGATCGTCAAACAAAAATACATAGATATATTTGAAGAGCTTGGAATTGGAAACGATACATTTGTAACATTAGCTTCGGGAGGAGATTTTACAGATAACTTTTCTCATGAATTTCAAATGATTCTTGAAAGTGGAGAAGATGAGATACTTATTGATAGAACGAATAAAATTGCCTATAATCTTGAAATTCTCGACGAGAACAAGGCAAAAAAAGTTGATCTGGAAAATGCAAACAAACTTGGAGTTGATTTTTCAAAGCTAGAAAAGGTCAAGGCCTCTGAAGTGGGAAACATATTTCCAAATGAAACTAAGTACTCAAAACTACTTAATCTATCATATACAAATTCAGATGGCGTGAAAAAATACGTTCACATGGGAAGTTATGGCATCGGAGTCTCAAGACTTATGGGTGTGATTGCAGAGAAATTCCATGATCCAAAAGGACTTACTTGGCCAGAGAATGTAGCCCCTTTCAAGTATCATATATGTACACTCGCAAAATCCGAATCTGAACTTTGTTTCCAGAATGCAAGAAAGTTTTATGTTGAGCATGAAACAGAGTCTCTTTGGGATGATAGATTTGATACTGCAGCTGGAGAAAAATTTGCAGATGCTGATCTAATTGGATGTCCAGTGCGAATTGTCTTCTCTGAAAGAAATCCTGACGGAGAATTTACAAAAAGATAA
- a CDS encoding tail fiber domain-containing protein, translated as MANYINSKKLNIANARSRLSVKLLLLALLVAIFFLLTFAKPLKVTINGDFGNDKTKATNFRILVFDKNSSDARLIESWDFDNVEIRNGKFDININPGIFALPKKSYLQLCYSTMSEDGNEVSSCQGHDDAKGTFDNVACSRRLIQQGFIANLKGFFGTQNDISFYPTSLGCKDIVYSEFIGTKSNLNLIQDLSVGKFLSNDEKSDLIQQRTEFLESVIRSYLQGAEVEAAFASDNQKISLEGSNLSIERGNQLDLANMILKFSKDSQDLKIIGNTITISNGNSIVLPNQVLQSLNYNNGTLTLSSGNSVIIPTDSQELTIDGNIVSLTNGGSIILPALPAELYLTGATLSELQSGYRILTLTRSGGLPDIALNIPDDNDIYTSGSGLILSSNVFSIKPCSSGEILKYDGSDWICSLDLDADTTYASGDGITLNSNVFSLKACSTSELLVYNGSNWVCIPESKYIYSAGNGIGIDSSNEISNAGTLSVTGSGVIGVSNGQNPIVTLNPCSNGEFLIYNSSSWACTSFNDFDKYSDDLTIQDSGTGAITHTINLTGQNGTPSLSKSIIDADSQNLSYDSQTRTLAITGTNGHSIVNSIMLPADKFLSSATISTSAVTSGGTLRTLNLTMSDSSTYTITLPDNDTTYNAGNGVSLIGTTFQIDAHTCATNQRLTWSGVSFDCEDSYFVVTDGSNSQNINPGSMVTFSAVGPLKAEVIAVNTVRYSLNSCSDTQILRYDLTTSSWICSNTTNGTLTSLSTGVGLTGGPISSTGTISVDSPVCLSDQKLSWNGSSFECVADIDTKYTSDNGLTQSTLSNFQLGGNLTKNTDINLNTNSLTFSGTGFVGIGTPSPTQKLHVSGSVRIEGALYDSSNVAGTNGQFLSSTGNGTAWTVLAPGVSLLPTANEGQTLYFDANTSVWKSNSGLYYDDVNSRVGIGTPTPGAKLLVAGNENIEQVIIKASATQTVDKALMQFQDSAGIALLEITSNDASNLFAGNNAGDSTTLTGGSFGKFNVLMGNNTGTSITTGYINTAIGYNALSSVKTGTGNVAIGANVLFGSSTTITDTIAIGNGAMYNNSSATNNNVAIGHYTLLKTTGGNNTAIGGEALRFTTGQVNVAIGLQSGRGTDSLSTFSNTTLVGYQSGLSLTTGGNNTLIGYMNGKTLTSGADNVFLGYFTGRLETTGSRNILIGYNIDAPILDGSNQLSIGNLIFGTGINGVNTNISTGSVGIGTPSPTQKLHVSGSARVEGALYDSSNVAGTNGQYLKTTGTGTAWTTIPTLPTATEGQTLYYDANTSVWKSNSSLYYDDVNSRVGIGTTPSYKLDVMGDVRLSLNSKLYIVDANHYVTSMPIMTHFDGISRYTDVWVSPATQGWAFYGNDGVLKFEVDGTAGDSYIKGILHVNGTNSSYIMGNVGIGTTSPTQKLHVSGSAKIEGALQLAGGSIVSGSSQTSGIVFGANGIGDTDSGITSLADAELNFFVDGTQVARFVGSAGTAEKIGGGAWTVLSDERLKKDIKDFDIGLDAIMKIDPKTFKYNGKSIYAPDNDKSYVGLIAQDINQTALGQWTISLGEDGYYRYDSNAIIYALINAVQEQQVQIDTLANGQSSFKVLVSKVLNTEEKIEKQDQKIHDLEERLVQLEKSFQTIADVK; from the coding sequence TTGGCAAACTATATTAATTCAAAAAAATTGAATATTGCAAATGCGAGAAGTCGCCTTTCTGTTAAATTATTGCTTCTTGCTCTACTAGTAGCAATCTTTTTTTTATTAACTTTTGCAAAACCACTCAAAGTAACGATTAATGGTGACTTTGGAAACGATAAAACAAAAGCAACCAATTTCAGAATCTTAGTATTTGATAAAAATTCTTCCGATGCAAGACTAATAGAAAGTTGGGATTTTGATAATGTTGAAATCAGGAATGGTAAATTTGATATAAACATTAATCCGGGTATCTTTGCTTTGCCAAAAAAGTCATACTTGCAGCTCTGCTATTCAACCATGTCTGAAGATGGAAACGAAGTTTCATCATGTCAAGGACACGATGATGCAAAAGGCACATTTGACAATGTTGCTTGCAGTCGTAGGCTTATTCAACAAGGATTTATTGCAAATTTGAAAGGATTTTTTGGTACTCAAAATGATATTTCATTTTACCCAACATCGCTTGGATGCAAAGATATAGTGTACAGTGAATTTATCGGTACAAAATCAAATCTCAATTTGATTCAAGATTTGTCTGTAGGTAAATTCTTGAGTAATGACGAGAAAAGCGACTTGATTCAACAAAGAACGGAGTTTCTAGAAAGCGTTATTAGAAGTTATCTGCAAGGCGCAGAGGTAGAAGCCGCTTTTGCTAGTGACAATCAAAAGATCAGCTTAGAAGGTTCAAATTTAAGCATTGAAAGAGGGAATCAACTCGACCTTGCAAATATGATTTTGAAATTTAGCAAAGATAGTCAAGATTTGAAAATTATTGGCAATACAATAACTATATCAAATGGCAATTCTATAGTTTTGCCAAATCAAGTTTTGCAAAGCCTAAACTATAATAATGGCACTTTGACATTATCGAGTGGAAATTCAGTTATTATTCCTACAGATTCACAGGAATTAACAATTGATGGAAACATTGTCTCATTGACAAATGGTGGTTCGATAATACTGCCGGCATTGCCTGCAGAGTTATATTTGACAGGAGCTACTTTGTCTGAATTGCAATCAGGTTATAGGATTTTGACATTAACTCGTTCAGGAGGATTGCCTGATATTGCTCTAAATATTCCTGATGATAATGATATTTACACTTCTGGTTCAGGTTTAATTTTATCTTCAAATGTATTTTCTATTAAGCCTTGCTCAAGTGGAGAGATATTGAAGTATGATGGAAGTGATTGGATTTGTTCCCTAGATCTTGATGCCGATACAACCTATGCTTCTGGTGATGGTATAACATTAAACTCGAATGTTTTTAGTCTCAAAGCTTGTAGCACAAGTGAACTTCTCGTGTACAACGGTTCAAATTGGGTATGCATTCCTGAATCAAAGTATATTTATAGTGCAGGTAATGGTATTGGGATAGATTCATCAAATGAGATTTCGAATGCAGGTACATTGTCAGTTACAGGTTCAGGTGTGATAGGTGTAAGTAATGGGCAAAATCCTATAGTTACATTGAACCCATGTTCAAATGGAGAATTTTTAATATACAATTCAAGTTCATGGGCATGCACTTCATTTAATGATTTTGATAAATATAGTGATGATTTGACTATTCAAGATTCTGGTACTGGGGCAATCACTCATACAATCAATTTAACGGGACAGAATGGCACTCCTAGTTTATCGAAAAGTATAATTGATGCAGATTCACAAAATTTGAGCTATGACTCTCAAACTAGAACATTAGCCATAACTGGAACAAATGGTCACTCCATAGTAAATTCTATAATGCTACCGGCAGATAAGTTTTTGTCTTCTGCAACGATTTCAACAAGTGCAGTTACATCTGGTGGAACTTTAAGAACTTTGAATTTGACTATGTCAGATAGTTCAACTTATACTATTACATTACCAGATAATGATACTACATATAATGCAGGAAATGGAGTAAGTTTGATTGGAACTACATTTCAAATTGATGCACATACATGCGCAACAAACCAAAGGCTTACATGGAGCGGAGTAAGTTTTGATTGTGAGGATAGTTATTTTGTCGTAACTGACGGCTCAAATTCACAAAATATAAATCCAGGCTCAATGGTTACTTTCTCGGCAGTAGGTCCACTAAAAGCTGAAGTAATAGCAGTAAATACTGTAAGATACTCACTAAATTCTTGCAGTGATACTCAGATTCTTAGATATGACTTAACGACGAGCTCTTGGATATGTAGTAATACAACTAATGGCACATTGACAAGTCTCTCTACAGGAGTTGGGCTTACTGGTGGACCTATATCATCTACTGGAACTATTTCTGTAGATTCACCTGTTTGTTTATCAGATCAAAAACTTTCTTGGAATGGATCTAGTTTTGAGTGTGTTGCTGATATAGATACAAAGTACACTTCTGACAATGGTTTAACGCAATCTACGCTATCTAACTTCCAACTAGGAGGGAATCTTACGAAGAATACAGATATAAATCTGAATACCAATAGCTTAACCTTCTCGGGCACCGGTTTTGTTGGTATAGGGACTCCGTCACCTACACAGAAGCTGCATGTATCAGGATCTGTAAGGATCGAAGGAGCATTGTATGATTCAAGTAATGTAGCAGGTACAAATGGACAGTTCTTAAGTAGTACTGGAAATGGTACAGCTTGGACTGTATTAGCTCCAGGAGTATCTTTGTTACCTACAGCAAATGAAGGACAAACACTATATTTTGATGCAAATACAAGTGTATGGAAGTCTAACTCTGGTCTTTACTATGATGATGTAAATAGTAGAGTCGGAATTGGGACACCGACACCAGGGGCTAAGTTACTCGTAGCAGGAAATGAAAATATTGAGCAAGTAATTATAAAAGCAAGTGCCACTCAAACCGTAGACAAGGCTTTGATGCAATTTCAAGATAGCGCAGGCATTGCACTTCTTGAGATTACATCTAATGACGCATCGAATCTCTTTGCAGGGAATAATGCAGGGGATAGCACGACGCTGACAGGAGGTAGTTTTGGCAAGTTCAACGTTTTGATGGGAAATAATACTGGTACATCGATCACTACTGGTTATATCAACACTGCAATAGGCTATAATGCCTTGAGCTCAGTTAAAACTGGTACTGGAAATGTGGCAATCGGTGCAAATGTATTGTTCGGATCGTCTACCACTATAACTGATACTATAGCAATCGGCAATGGTGCAATGTACAATAACTCCAGTGCTACAAACAATAATGTGGCTATAGGTCATTATACATTACTTAAAACTACAGGTGGAAATAATACGGCAATAGGTGGTGAAGCTTTGAGATTTACTACTGGTCAAGTAAATGTGGCAATTGGACTTCAGTCAGGCAGGGGTACAGATAGTTTATCAACTTTCAGTAATACTACTTTAGTCGGATATCAATCAGGGTTATCTTTGACTACAGGTGGAAACAATACATTAATAGGTTATATGAATGGAAAAACTTTGACAAGCGGTGCCGACAATGTATTTCTTGGATACTTTACAGGTAGGTTAGAAACTACTGGTTCTAGGAATATATTAATTGGATATAATATAGATGCCCCAATATTGGATGGATCAAATCAGCTTAGTATAGGTAACTTGATTTTTGGGACAGGTATAAATGGTGTCAATACAAATATAAGCACCGGTTCTGTCGGTATAGGGACTCCTTCACCTACACAAAAGCTGCATGTATCAGGATCTGCAAGGGTAGAAGGAGCGTTGTATGATTCAAGTAATGTAGCAGGTACAAATGGACAATACCTTAAAACAACAGGTACTGGAACAGCATGGACAACGATACCAACACTACCTACAGCAACTGAAGGACAAACACTATATTATGACGCAAATACAAGTGTATGGAAGTCTAACTCTAGTCTTTACTATGATGATGTCAATAGTAGAGTCGGAATTGGGACAACACCTAGTTACAAATTGGATGTCATGGGAGATGTTAGGCTATCGCTAAATTCCAAATTATATATTGTTGATGCAAATCATTATGTAACTTCTATGCCAATAATGACACATTTCGATGGCATTAGTCGATATACGGATGTATGGGTCTCTCCTGCAACACAAGGTTGGGCTTTTTATGGAAACGATGGTGTACTCAAATTTGAAGTAGATGGTACTGCTGGAGATTCCTATATAAAGGGCATACTACATGTGAATGGCACAAATAGTTCTTACATTATGGGCAATGTTGGTATAGGCACTACCTCACCTACACAAAAGCTGCATGTATCAGGATCTGCAAAGATAGAAGGAGCATTGCAATTAGCTGGAGGTTCTATAGTTTCAGGTTCTTCACAAACATCTGGAATTGTATTTGGTGCCAATGGTATAGGCGATACAGACTCTGGAATCACATCATTAGCTGATGCTGAGCTAAACTTCTTTGTAGATGGAACTCAAGTAGCAAGATTTGTAGGAAGTGCAGGAACAGCAGAAAAAATTGGAGGAGGTGCTTGGACTGTTTTGTCTGACGAAAGGTTGAAAAAGGATATCAAAGATTTTGATATAGGTCTAGATGCTATTATGAAAATTGATCCAAAGACATTTAAATATAATGGCAAAAGTATATATGCACCAGATAATGACAAAAGTTATGTTGGACTTATAGCTCAAGACATCAATCAAACAGCACTAGGCCAATGGACGATTAGTCTTGGAGAAGATGGTTACTACAGGTATGATTCAAATGCGATTATATATGCTTTGATAAATGCAGTCCAAGAACAACAAGTTCAAATTGATACTTTAGCTAACGGGCAATCAAGTTTCAAAGTGCTTGTATCCAAAGTTCTCAATACAGAAGAGAAAATTGAGAAACAAGATCAAAAAATCCATGATCTTGAAGAAAGATTGGTTCAACTTGAGAAATCTTTCCAAACAATAGCAGATGTGAAATAA
- the rnpA gene encoding ribonuclease P protein component, whose translation MRPMLPKSNRIKTEKEFKQVFRNSKKIETEHFKIFIQIVEAYHDKPRINIQKIKSMYDESGKFVGNVSESQSNNEPSKNLVKPNQIGKLGVIISAKFGKAHDRNKCKRRIRNLLNHYVKENAVNIVVQVKSNIKDFEFEKLKAELDIILKQPTN comes from the coding sequence ATGAGACCCATGCTTCCAAAGTCAAACCGGATCAAAACTGAAAAAGAATTTAAGCAAGTATTTCGAAATTCAAAAAAGATTGAAACAGAGCATTTCAAAATATTTATACAAATTGTAGAAGCTTATCATGATAAGCCTAGAATTAATATCCAAAAAATTAAGTCAATGTATGATGAATCTGGAAAATTTGTTGGAAATGTAAGTGAGTCTCAATCGAATAATGAACCAAGTAAAAATTTAGTTAAACCAAATCAAATTGGAAAACTTGGAGTAATAATTTCTGCAAAATTTGGCAAAGCTCATGATAGAAATAAATGTAAAAGAAGAATTAGGAATTTGTTGAATCACTATGTGAAAGAAAATGCTGTGAATATAGTAGTTCAGGTGAAAAGTAACATAAAAGATTTTGAATTTGAGAAATTGAAAGCGGAATTAGATATTATTCTCAAGCAGCCTACCAATTAA
- a CDS encoding uracil-DNA glycosylase family protein, producing the protein MDKKVQLQNLIQEMSQDSACESMFEINNDKNLINQFKYSTFIPNKWFDWPKYSESKIMIVGQDWGPYAILKRKFIDTFEIESKGKDFDYDKFLYQTFSSRTEKFIQKSIEYWFEIVHHTQMNFRDWDNYFFTIAVMFCRSGNLFRGSTNFDAKRSLAVSRYYLKKQIEIVQPQKIMTLGGLSLRQVFSILGIEDKRKLSEIVLHNDKFNCQEIEIFPNFHPASHVDKRIIRDKFQNIIPY; encoded by the coding sequence ATGGATAAAAAGGTTCAACTACAAAATTTGATTCAAGAAATGTCACAAGATTCTGCTTGTGAATCTATGTTTGAAATTAATAATGATAAAAACCTGATAAACCAATTCAAGTACTCCACCTTTATTCCAAATAAGTGGTTTGACTGGCCGAAGTACTCAGAATCAAAAATTATGATAGTTGGTCAAGATTGGGGACCGTACGCAATTTTGAAAAGAAAATTTATAGACACATTTGAAATAGAATCTAAAGGCAAAGATTTTGACTATGACAAATTCTTGTATCAAACATTCTCTTCAAGAACAGAAAAGTTTATACAAAAATCTATTGAATATTGGTTTGAGATAGTGCATCATACTCAGATGAATTTTCGAGATTGGGATAATTATTTTTTTACAATTGCAGTGATGTTTTGTAGATCTGGCAATTTATTTAGAGGAAGCACTAATTTTGATGCAAAAAGATCTCTTGCAGTATCAAGGTACTATCTTAAAAAACAAATTGAAATAGTACAACCTCAAAAGATAATGACCTTAGGAGGTCTATCTTTGAGACAAGTCTTTTCAATTTTAGGAATTGAAGATAAAAGAAAATTAAGTGAAATTGTATTGCATAATGATAAATTTAATTGTCAAGAAATCGAAATTTTCCCAAACTTTCACCCTGCTTCACATGTTGACAAGAGAATAATTAGAGACAAGTTTCAAAACATCATTCCTTACTAA
- a CDS encoding regulatory protein RecX, which yields MNNIAMIKVSKILIKRNKFIIDFDNFEKILTTANTLASYRVHIDKEFDENTFQSFKRDSELGILHQKCLDILYRKKVNRSQLKRKIDIWKRKVSLEFEDNIWSAELQRLEDLQLLNEGEMIITDIQKYLNKGKGKNYIKNKLLEKGYNRSDITLSLSEIEEDLEIIQQLLEKKYDSLKEKYDKRKSKEHLFRFGLSRGYDPKKVTDAIKRIFD from the coding sequence ATGAATAACATTGCAATGATCAAAGTGTCGAAAATTTTGATAAAAAGGAATAAGTTTATTATAGATTTTGACAATTTCGAGAAAATTTTGACAACAGCAAATACTTTGGCGAGTTACAGAGTTCACATCGACAAAGAATTTGATGAGAACACTTTCCAAAGTTTCAAAAGAGATTCAGAACTAGGAATATTGCATCAAAAATGTCTGGATATCTTGTATCGTAAAAAGGTAAATAGATCACAACTCAAAAGAAAGATAGACATATGGAAAAGAAAAGTTTCATTAGAATTTGAAGATAATATATGGAGTGCAGAACTCCAGAGGCTAGAAGACTTGCAATTGTTAAATGAAGGTGAAATGATTATTACTGATATACAAAAGTATCTAAATAAAGGAAAAGGTAAAAATTATATAAAAAATAAGTTGCTTGAAAAAGGATACAATAGAAGTGATATTACACTTAGTTTATCTGAGATAGAAGAAGATCTAGAAATTATACAACAATTGTTAGAAAAAAAGTATGACTCCTTGAAAGAAAAGTATGACAAGAGAAAATCAAAAGAGCACCTTTTTAGATTTGGTTTGAGTAGAGGATATGACCCAAAAAAAGTAACAGATGCCATAAAGAGAATTTTTGATTGA
- a CDS encoding glycosyltransferase has protein sequence MKILILHDYLTVFGGAEQVLLSLLEVFPSAQIYTSTLWKDALPQNFVDILNNHSYKESFLKFLPKRKSLIPFYRKIAFLSFLFLDLDDFDIIIANTSGPATWCIRHKSKAKLIAYYHKIPSFSFFPTKNILKLLLHKLDSFFIKRFDVVITNSKFNQSNFRKVFDINAQVVYPVVQLEQNAIPTKKEDFFLFVGRLEKYKGITEIVQSCIDKGKKLIVVGKGSLMPKNDSTTSSKKTLPIHELIEYRGFVSEKEKFELFRKAKAFITAGGDREEFGITALESIFCLTPVIAHKRGGVVELVREFDGKSGNAFLFDQMTVQDISNTIEKFESNREIITNNFHLLDHNLFSHATFQTNLLKIIKL, from the coding sequence ATGAAAATCCTTATACTTCACGATTATCTCACAGTTTTTGGTGGAGCTGAGCAAGTTCTACTAAGTTTATTGGAGGTTTTTCCAAGTGCACAAATCTATACTTCAACTCTTTGGAAAGATGCTTTACCTCAAAACTTCGTAGACATTTTGAATAATCACTCATACAAAGAGAGCTTTCTAAAGTTTCTACCAAAACGAAAATCCTTGATTCCATTTTACCGAAAGATTGCTTTTCTCTCGTTTTTGTTTCTTGATCTAGATGATTTCGACATTATCATTGCAAATACTTCAGGACCTGCAACTTGGTGCATAAGGCATAAATCTAAAGCAAAGCTAATTGCTTATTATCATAAGATACCTTCTTTTTCGTTTTTCCCTACAAAAAATATTTTGAAATTACTCTTGCATAAATTGGATAGCTTTTTCATAAAAAGATTTGATGTAGTTATTACAAATTCAAAGTTCAATCAGTCAAACTTCAGAAAGGTATTTGATATAAACGCTCAGGTAGTTTATCCAGTTGTACAGTTGGAACAAAATGCTATCCCTACCAAAAAAGAGGATTTTTTTCTTTTTGTGGGTCGGCTTGAAAAATACAAAGGTATCACAGAAATAGTTCAGTCTTGCATTGATAAAGGTAAAAAGCTTATTGTGGTAGGCAAAGGTTCGTTGATGCCTAAAAATGATAGTACTACTAGTAGCAAGAAAACATTACCAATTCATGAGTTAATTGAATACAGGGGCTTTGTAAGCGAAAAGGAGAAGTTTGAATTGTTTCGCAAAGCTAAGGCATTTATCACTGCTGGAGGGGATAGAGAAGAATTTGGTATCACTGCACTTGAGTCTATTTTCTGTCTAACCCCAGTTATAGCTCATAAAAGAGGAGGTGTTGTTGAACTCGTGAGAGAGTTTGATGGCAAATCAGGAAATGCATTTCTTTTTGACCAAATGACTGTCCAAGACATCAGTAACACTATTGAAAAGTTTGAAAGTAATAGAGAAATTATTACAAATAATTTTCATCTCCTTGACCATAACCTATTCTCACACGCAACATTTCAAACTAATTTACTAAAAATCATAAAGCTCTAA
- the rplS gene encoding 50S ribosomal protein L19, translated as MNKYTDITNSFLRKWPSFSTGDTVSVTYKIDENRTQTFTGIVLYVKGSGISATFCVRKIGANSIGVEKILPLHSPVITEIKVEKRGKVRRNKIFYMRERVGKSALKITEDKNYVEPEAFEVIEETPRSEEVFTVATED; from the coding sequence ATGAATAAATATACTGATATAACAAATTCATTTTTGAGAAAATGGCCATCTTTTTCCACCGGGGATACTGTCTCTGTGACATACAAAATCGACGAGAATAGAACTCAGACTTTCACCGGCATTGTTCTTTATGTCAAAGGGTCGGGGATTTCTGCTACATTTTGCGTTAGGAAAATTGGAGCAAATTCTATAGGTGTGGAAAAAATACTTCCTTTGCATTCCCCTGTAATTACGGAGATAAAGGTTGAAAAGCGAGGTAAAGTTCGAAGAAACAAGATCTTTTATATGAGAGAGAGGGTTGGAAAATCTGCACTTAAGATCACAGAAGATAAGAACTATGTAGAGCCAGAAGCATTCGAAGTAATTGAAGAAACACCTAGAAGTGAAGAAGTATTTACAGTTGCTACAGAAGATTAG